Proteins from a genomic interval of Pseudodesulfovibrio nedwellii:
- a CDS encoding alkaline phosphatase, whose product MIIMGKSFAKCALVLILAVTFMVGGQVKSADAKAKTAKYVFLFVGDGMGLPQRAATAAYTGKKLAIDAMPAQGITTTFAANRFITGSAASATSLASGIKTNINYIGVDPDFKPVKTIAEMAKEQGKKVGIVSSVSIDHATPAAFYAHVKTRKMYHEIDVALAKSGFDFFAGGGLKDPAGKKSKAPQGDALKIAKDNGYTIINNKKDFMAIKPGDGKILAWNEWLQDGKALPYVMDMTEKDITLPEFTSKAIEMLDNDKGFFLMVEGGKIDWACHANDATASILNTISFDESVQKALAFYKKHPKDTLIVVTGDHECGGLTLGFAGTKYGSHFEILGQQKVSFQKFTDEIFADFKKKGGNFEAMKPVITKNFGLKFSGDPKKDALALADFQIAEIKTAFDRSMAGKEKASGSEYIMYGEYEPIAVAITHVLNQKAGLGWTSYKHTGVPVSTSAIGVGSASFNGSYDNVDIATKIMSLMGLKAKPQYVNSGKMQMAAN is encoded by the coding sequence ATGATTATTATGGGAAAAAGTTTTGCAAAATGTGCACTGGTGCTCATTTTGGCCGTCACGTTCATGGTTGGTGGACAAGTCAAGTCTGCCGATGCAAAAGCAAAAACAGCTAAATACGTATTTCTCTTTGTCGGTGACGGCATGGGGTTGCCTCAACGTGCCGCGACTGCTGCCTATACTGGTAAAAAGCTGGCTATTGATGCCATGCCTGCGCAGGGCATCACCACGACTTTTGCTGCCAATCGTTTCATTACCGGTTCCGCTGCATCGGCCACGTCTTTGGCTTCCGGTATCAAAACCAACATCAACTATATTGGCGTGGACCCGGATTTTAAGCCGGTCAAGACCATTGCTGAAATGGCCAAGGAGCAGGGCAAGAAGGTCGGCATCGTTTCTTCCGTGTCCATTGATCACGCTACCCCGGCTGCTTTCTATGCTCACGTTAAGACCCGCAAAATGTATCATGAAATCGATGTGGCCCTTGCCAAGTCCGGTTTCGATTTCTTTGCCGGTGGTGGTTTGAAAGACCCCGCAGGGAAGAAGTCCAAGGCTCCGCAGGGTGATGCCCTCAAGATTGCCAAAGACAATGGGTACACCATCATTAATAACAAGAAAGACTTCATGGCCATCAAGCCCGGTGACGGGAAAATTCTGGCTTGGAACGAATGGCTGCAGGATGGCAAAGCGCTTCCCTATGTCATGGATATGACCGAGAAGGATATCACCCTGCCTGAGTTTACGTCCAAGGCCATTGAAATGCTCGACAATGACAAGGGCTTTTTCCTGATGGTTGAAGGTGGAAAAATCGACTGGGCGTGTCATGCAAACGACGCCACCGCGTCCATTTTGAACACCATCTCCTTTGACGAATCCGTACAAAAGGCACTGGCTTTCTATAAAAAACACCCGAAAGACACTTTGATTGTTGTGACCGGTGACCACGAGTGCGGCGGGCTGACCCTTGGCTTTGCCGGAACCAAGTATGGTTCCCATTTTGAAATTCTGGGTCAGCAGAAAGTCTCCTTCCAGAAATTCACAGACGAAATCTTTGCCGATTTCAAAAAGAAGGGTGGTAACTTCGAAGCCATGAAGCCTGTCATCACCAAAAACTTCGGCCTGAAGTTTTCCGGCGATCCCAAGAAGGACGCTTTGGCTTTGGCAGATTTTCAGATTGCCGAGATCAAGACTGCCTTTGATCGTTCAATGGCAGGCAAGGAAAAGGCCAGTGGTTCGGAATACATCATGTACGGCGAATATGAGCCTATTGCAGTAGCTATCACCCATGTGCTCAACCAGAAAGCCGGCCTTGGCTGGACTTCTTACAAGCACACGGGCGTGCCGGTTTCCACTTCTGCCATCGGCGTTGGTTCCGCTTCCTTTAATGGCAGCTATGACAACGTTGATATCGCCACTAAGATCATGTCTCTCATGGGCCTGAAGGCCAAGCCGCAGTATGTGAATTCCGGCAAGATGCAGATGGCTGCCAACTAG
- a CDS encoding calcium/sodium antiporter: MTIDIITFCAAAVLLWFGANWIVTSAALIARKYNVSELVIGLTIVALGTSAPEFLVTMNAAFRGHNDISLSNVVGSNIFNLGFILGLMAMIKPLVSNRTVVYRDGLLLFLTTAGILAVSFVGELGRWFGAGLMALLISYLVYLGMNRESPGEDELEELKDRTVKWLDYVLLIGGFAAIAMGGHLMVSAATSIATTLGVSSWVIGVTIVAAGTSLPELVTCLAASVKGKNEMLLGNLIGSDFFNFAGVLGLTCLLKPLPVSPEASSGLIVLVGMVGLVLILLRTGWRVSRWEGALLIAINLVRWARDFMA, encoded by the coding sequence ATGACTATAGACATCATCACCTTTTGCGCTGCCGCAGTTCTACTCTGGTTTGGCGCCAACTGGATCGTGACTTCGGCCGCCCTTATCGCCCGTAAATACAACGTGTCCGAACTGGTTATCGGACTGACAATTGTCGCACTCGGTACTTCGGCGCCGGAATTTCTCGTGACCATGAATGCCGCTTTCCGTGGGCACAACGACATTTCCCTGTCCAATGTGGTGGGGTCCAATATTTTTAATCTTGGTTTTATCCTCGGTCTTATGGCCATGATAAAGCCGTTGGTATCCAACAGGACCGTTGTCTATCGCGATGGCCTACTGTTGTTTTTGACCACCGCAGGCATTCTCGCCGTGTCATTTGTGGGCGAGCTTGGACGTTGGTTTGGCGCCGGGTTGATGGCTTTGCTCATCAGCTATCTTGTTTATCTTGGCATGAATCGCGAATCTCCGGGTGAAGATGAGTTGGAAGAGCTCAAGGACCGGACTGTGAAATGGCTGGATTATGTGTTGCTTATCGGCGGGTTCGCGGCCATCGCTATGGGCGGCCATCTCATGGTGTCTGCGGCCACATCCATTGCCACAACGCTTGGTGTCTCTTCCTGGGTTATCGGGGTGACCATTGTCGCCGCCGGAACCAGTCTGCCTGAGCTTGTCACCTGTCTTGCCGCCTCAGTCAAAGGCAAGAATGAGATGCTGCTTGGTAATCTCATTGGGTCCGATTTTTTTAACTTTGCCGGAGTGCTTGGCCTGACTTGCCTACTCAAGCCGTTGCCTGTTTCTCCAGAGGCATCCAGTGGCCTTATCGTGCTGGTGGGCATGGTTGGATTGGTCTTGATTTTGTTGCGCACCGGCTGGCGGGTTTCCCGTTGGGAAGGAGCGCTCCTGATCGCCATCAATCTCGTTCGTTGGGCACGCGACTTCATGGCGTAA
- a CDS encoding tRNA(5-methylaminomethyl-2-thiouridylate) methyltransferase yields MNKHYDALALLSGGLDSILAIRTVMDQGLTVLGLHFVTPFFGKPELIPFWKEHYGIDAVEVDIRQHYVNMMLDGPSQGYGKWLNPCIDCKITMLSHAVKLLPEYEAKFLISGEVVGQRPMSQRADALNLITKRAHVRDVLLRPLSAKNLNPTPMEESGLVDRERLLDWSGRGRKPQYALAEQYGFTEIPTPGGGCCLTEASGAGRFVKLFMHRERPSATDFSLARAGRQYWAGTHWLTFGRTAEDNLQIESCIEPADYVFKVENFPGPLAVGRPVAGDWSTEAVHDAAALMASYSGKARKHFEATGEKIGVTVKRGTSFESVKIAPTRENVFEWAEPKPEIVKEWKKSQADSEA; encoded by the coding sequence ATGAATAAACACTATGACGCGCTTGCGTTGTTGTCCGGTGGCCTGGATTCGATTCTGGCTATACGGACCGTGATGGACCAGGGTTTGACAGTGCTCGGTTTGCACTTTGTCACACCTTTTTTTGGCAAACCGGAATTGATTCCTTTTTGGAAAGAACACTACGGTATCGATGCCGTGGAAGTCGATATCCGGCAACACTATGTAAACATGATGCTGGATGGTCCTTCTCAGGGGTACGGCAAGTGGCTCAATCCGTGTATTGATTGTAAAATTACCATGCTTTCACACGCTGTGAAGCTGTTGCCTGAATATGAGGCTAAATTTCTTATTTCCGGTGAGGTGGTGGGCCAGCGGCCTATGAGTCAGCGGGCAGATGCCCTCAATCTCATCACTAAACGGGCGCATGTCCGGGACGTTTTGCTTCGGCCTTTGAGCGCGAAGAATCTGAATCCTACCCCTATGGAAGAGTCTGGTCTGGTAGACCGTGAACGTCTCCTTGACTGGTCCGGGCGTGGTCGCAAGCCGCAGTATGCTTTGGCCGAACAGTATGGATTTACCGAAATTCCCACCCCCGGTGGCGGGTGTTGTTTGACCGAGGCTTCCGGGGCCGGCCGGTTCGTCAAATTGTTCATGCACCGTGAGCGTCCGTCTGCCACTGATTTCTCTCTGGCCCGTGCTGGTCGTCAGTATTGGGCCGGAACCCATTGGTTGACTTTTGGCCGCACTGCAGAAGACAATTTGCAGATCGAATCTTGTATTGAGCCTGCTGACTATGTGTTTAAAGTGGAAAATTTTCCAGGTCCGCTTGCTGTAGGTCGTCCTGTGGCAGGAGATTGGAGTACGGAGGCTGTGCATGATGCGGCCGCGCTTATGGCTTCCTATTCCGGTAAGGCCCGGAAGCATTTTGAAGCTACAGGTGAAAAGATCGGTGTTACGGTCAAACGTGGAACATCCTTTGAAAGTGTGAAGATTGCCCCGACCCGCGAAAATGTTTTTGAGTGGGCCGAACCCAAGCCCGAAATCGTGAAGGAATGGAAAAAGTCACAGGCTGATTCCGAAGCCTAG
- the recA gene encoding recombinase RecA: protein MARKAVDPDVLRKEALGTALTTIERKFGKGSIMRMDGEASHSIPAIPTGSIGLDIALGIGGVPRGRVIEIYGPESSGKTTLALHIIAQAQKAGGNAAFIDAEHALDPGYAKRLGVLTDDLLISQPDYGEQALEIADLLVRSSAIDVVVIDSVAALIPQAELEGQMGETQVGGQARLMSHALRKLTGTIHKSNCVVIFINQIRMKIGMTGYGNPETTSGGNALKFYASCRLDIRRIQTLKDKDEAYGIRARIKVVKNKVAPPFRQALVDVLYGQGISRTGELIDMGVEHGIIEKSGSWFAYGSEKLGQGKENVRQLLEDNPDMAASIEEKLMTHLGYRDEVEEAGDAGK, encoded by the coding sequence ATGGCTCGAAAAGCCGTTGATCCTGATGTCCTGCGCAAAGAGGCGCTCGGCACTGCTCTGACTACCATTGAACGCAAGTTCGGCAAAGGTTCGATCATGCGTATGGACGGCGAAGCGTCCCACTCCATCCCTGCCATCCCGACCGGCTCCATCGGCCTGGATATAGCGCTGGGTATTGGTGGCGTACCACGCGGTCGCGTTATAGAAATTTACGGCCCGGAATCATCGGGTAAAACCACACTGGCTCTGCATATTATTGCTCAAGCCCAAAAAGCCGGTGGTAATGCCGCGTTTATTGACGCCGAGCATGCCCTCGATCCCGGCTATGCGAAACGACTGGGAGTCCTGACAGACGATCTACTCATTTCCCAGCCCGACTACGGCGAACAGGCTCTTGAAATCGCAGACTTGCTCGTCCGTTCCAGCGCAATTGACGTCGTGGTTATCGACTCCGTTGCCGCACTCATTCCCCAGGCCGAACTCGAAGGGCAGATGGGTGAGACACAGGTCGGCGGTCAGGCACGGCTCATGTCCCACGCGCTCAGAAAGTTGACCGGCACCATTCACAAATCCAACTGTGTGGTCATCTTCATCAACCAGATTCGCATGAAGATCGGCATGACCGGCTACGGCAACCCGGAGACGACTTCCGGCGGCAACGCACTCAAATTCTACGCCTCCTGCCGTCTCGACATCCGCCGCATCCAGACCCTGAAGGACAAGGACGAGGCGTATGGCATCCGCGCCCGCATCAAGGTCGTCAAAAACAAGGTCGCCCCGCCCTTCCGTCAGGCTTTGGTAGACGTCTTGTACGGCCAGGGTATCAGCCGTACGGGCGAACTTATCGACATGGGCGTGGAGCACGGCATCATCGAAAAATCCGGCTCCTGGTTCGCCTATGGTTCTGAGAAACTCGGCCAGGGCAAAGAAAACGTTCGTCAATTGTTAGAAGACAATCCTGACATGGCCGCATCCATTGAAGAGAAACTGATGACTCATCTCGGGTACCGAGACGAAGTCGAAGAAGCCGGAGACGCCGGCAAATAA